A genome region from Pongo pygmaeus isolate AG05252 chromosome 17, NHGRI_mPonPyg2-v2.0_pri, whole genome shotgun sequence includes the following:
- the LRRC30 gene encoding leucine-rich repeat-containing protein 30, with protein sequence MGARQSRASSKDKGPKRMLFTGRRQKFSPWDDVLLSGRDPRSLLKRGMHHVSFSLVTRGMTDIPDFLWGLSEVQKLNLSHNQLRVLPPEVGKLTRIVVLNLCGNRLKSLPREVSLLQCLKVLFINMNCLTEVPAELSLCRKLEVLSLSHNCLSQLPACFADLSRLRKLNLSNNFFAHIPMCVFSLKELIFLHMGSNRLENIAESIQHLASLQIFIAEGNNIHSFPRSLCLVTSLELLNLNNNDIQTLPSELHLLCRLVRIAWNPMDKGLHISHNPLSKPLPELVEGGLEMLFGYLKDKKHT encoded by the coding sequence ATGGGGGCCAGGCAGTCAAGGGCCAGCTCCAAGGATAAGGGCCCCAAGAGGATGCTGTTCACGGGGAGGAGACAGAAGTTTTCTCCGTGGGACGATGTCCTGCTCTCGGGAAGGGACCCGCGGTCCCTGCTGAAGCGGGGCATGCACCACGTCAGCTTCAGCCTGGTCACCAGAGGAATGACAGACATCCCCGACTTTCTGTGGGGCTTGTCCGAGGTCCAGAAACTCAATCTGTCTCACAACCAGCTCCGGGTTCTCCCTCCCGAGGTGGGGAAACTGACCCGGATCGTGGTCCTGAACTTGTGCGGGAACCGCCTGAAGAGCTTGCCCAGAGAAGTGAGCCTCCTACAGTGCCTCAAGGTCCTGTTTATCAACATGAACTGCCTGACCGAGGTGCCGGCCGAGCTGAGCTTGTGCCGAAAGCTGGAGGTCCTGAGCTTGTCGCACaactgcctctcccagctccctgcCTGCTTCGCTGACCTCTCTAGACTGAGGAAGCTGAACCTCAGCAACAACTTCTTCGCGCACATCCCCATGTGTGTGTTCTCCCTGAAGGAACTGATTTTCTTGCACATGGGCTCGAATCGCCTGGAAAACATCGCTGAGAGCATCCAACACCTGGCCAGCCTGCAGATCTTCATCGCAGAGGGCAACAACATCCACTCCTTCCCGAGGTCGCTTTGCCTGGTCACCAGCCTGGAGCTGCTGAACCTCAACAACAACGACATCCAGACCCTCCCGAGCGAACTCCACCTGCTGTGTAGACTGGTGAGGATCGCCTGGAATCCCATGGACAAAGGGCTCCACATTTCCCACAACCCTTTATCCAAGCCTCTGCCGGAGCTGGTGGAGGGGGGCCTGGAGATGCTCTTTGGCTACCTGAAGGACAAAAAACACACCTGA